In the Geoanaerobacter pelophilus genome, AGCATTGCCGGCCTGATCCTGTCCATAAGAGAGGTTACTCCGGAAGAAGAGGTGGACCGGATGAAGGCCGATTTCATTTCGACAGTCTCCCATGAACTCAAAACTCCTCTGACCTCAATCAAAGGGGCGCTGCAGTTCATCATGAACAAGAGCAAGTGGCTGACATCCACCGAGAGAGAGTTGATGACGGTATGCCAGCGCAACACTGACCGCCTGATCCGTCTGATAACTGACATTCTCGACATCTCAAAGATCGAAGCAGGGAAATGTGAATTTGTTTACAAGCCGCTGTCGGTAACGGAATTGATCAACTCGGCAATTGATGAGATCAAGGGTTTTGCCATAGGACGGGGGATTACGGTCATAAACAACGCTCCCATAGACCTGCCCCGTATTTTTGGTGACTACGAAAGGCTTGCGCAGGTATTGAGTAACCTGCTTTCTAATGCCGTCAAGTTTTCACCGGAGCACAAGGTTGTTTTGGTGAATGCCGCGATATCCGGTAGTTTTGTTGTGCTTTCGGTGATCGACGGTGGTGCGCAGATCCAATGGTCCGATCGGGAAAAGTTGTTCAGGAAGTTTCAGCAGCTTGAGCGGGATGATATGGGTTCACGTGGGGGTACCGGCTTGGGACTCGCCATCTGCAAGGAGATCGTGGAACGGCATCATGGCAAGATATTCTATGAGACCGGGGCAACAGGGGGAAATTGCTTCTCCTTCACCATACCGGTTTGTGAGGGTTATCATGAAGGGTGACAAGATACTCGTAGTTGACGATGAGGCAGATATCAGCCTGATTCTCAAGCTACAGCTGGAAGATGCGGGATACACGTCGGTGCGGGCTCATGACGGGATTGAAGCCTTGGAATGCCTGGCACGAGAGCATTTTGACCTGATGCTGTTAGATATAAAAATGCCCAGACTGAATGGCATCCAGGTTCTTGAGAGGGCCCGCACGGAGTTCCCCGATGTGGCCGTAGTCATGATGACTGCACACGGCAACGAAGCTATCGCGGTGGACGCCATGAAAAAAGGGGCTTCGGACTACATCGCAAAGCCGTTTTCCAGCGACGATGCCGTAAAAAAAGTGGCTCGGGCAATAGCTTTTAATAAGTCTTGTATCGAGAATCGAAAGTTGCAGGAAGAGCTTGCCCGGGAGCAGCAAAAGGTGGCCGCCATCCTGGAAGGGATGACCGACCTTCTCATTGCCGTGAATGCGGAGGGGCGGGTGATGATGGTGAACCATAAGGCCGAACAGGAATTAGGCCTGTCGCGGAGTGAGCTGACCGGGCGGACTTTGCCGGAGCTGCTGGCAACTGATATCCGCCCTGAGCAGTTACCGGCAATGGTGGCCTTGAAAACAGCAGAGCCTTGCCACGACGTGACCTATAATGTCAGCCTCAAGGATAGGGTGATTAACGTCCTTTCCAGTGCTGCCCCGCTTAAAGATAAGAATGGCGAGCTCCTCGGGAGCGTGGAGATAATCCGTGATATCTCAGCCCTCAAAGCATTGGAACAGGAAAAAGAGGATTATGTCAGCATGCTTTCCCATGACCTCAAGTCTCCGATAACATCAATTGTCGGCTCGATCGACCTGGTGCGTGAAGGTCGTCTGGGACCGGTTACCAGGGACCAACAGGAGTTTCTTGAGTCTGCGGTTGACAGCTGTTCTGAAATGACGGAGATGATTGACACATTACTGGATGTCCATAAGTTCGAAGCCGGGAAGATGAAAATGGCCATCAAAGCGGACGACCCGACCAACTTGCTCCACAAAGTCCTTAACAGATATGAGCCGATTGCGGCACGGTCACAGATATCACTAAAGCTGGAAATTTCCGGAGAGCTGTCACCGGTCCTGTTTGACCGGACAACAATGATGCGTTTGCTGGCGAACATCCTCTCGAATGCCTTCAAATTTACCCTTGAAGGGGGGACAATTGCCATAAGAAGCAAAATGATTGCTGCCCCTGTGGAGCTCCTTAGCAGGGTTGCACAAGGGCTTTACCGGGAAGATGAACTCCCTGACGGGGGATGCTTTCTGATGATAACTGTAGAGGATAGCGGCGTAGGCATTCCCGCGGATGCCCTCACCAGTATCTTTGATCGCTTTGCCCAGGCGCAAAACAGGCGAAAAGGCAAGACGCGGGGCACCGGACTCGGGCTTGCCTTCTGCCGCAAGGTCATGGATGCACACCACGGGTACATCTGGGTCGAGAGCGAGGAAGGGCGCGGCAGCACTTTCGGAATACTTATTCCGGCAGCATAACGGGATTGATTGAGGGGGAGTAGATGTCCCAGGAACTGGAAATTCTGTTTGTCGAGGATTCTGAAGAAGATATGATGCTGCTTCTTCACCACCTCACAAAAGCAGGATATACGATTAGTCACTATCGCGTACAGACGGAAGAGTCCTTGCGGGCTGCCTTGGCTGGAGGCTCCTGGAATATTATTATCTCTGACTTCAGGATGCCCGGTTTCAGCGCTAACGAGGCGTTGGCCTTACTGAAGGAAAGCGGGTTGGACCTGCCATTTCTGATTGTCTCCGGCAAAATCGGCGAAGATCAGGCCGTAGCTGCCATGAAGGCCGGGGCCACCGATTATCTGATGAAGGACAACCTCTCCCGTCTAGTTCCTGCCATTGAAAGGGCCCTTAGGGAAGCTGAAGAACGGCGCAGGCGCCATAAGGCCGAGCAGGCAATCCTCATGGGAAAAGTTGAATGGGAGGCTGTTTTTGACGCCGTGTCTGATCTGATCCTGGTGACGGACCATGCCGGCTTAATAACGCGGTGCAACAGAAGGGTTATCGAATATTTTCAGGCTGATTACCCGGACTTGATCGGGAGGCAGATAAGCAGCCTGTTTTATGGTGAGCAGGGTTGCGAGGATGACGTGTTTAATTCGTCCAGCCGTTTGCAGACCGGCATGGAAGACATCATGTTTCCTTCGCTTAGTGGCTGGTTCACGGTCACCAGCTGTCCGATGGTAAGCGCGGATACTACTGAAACCGCCCGACAAGGATTGGTGCACATTGTCAAAGATGTCAGCCGGCGCAAACGGATGGAAGAGGAAAAAAGGGTCAGCGACCGTGAACTCCTAACCCTTTATGCCGTGGCTTTTCGACTGAATTCGGAACGTGACTCCAAAGAGATCCTGAACGACTTGTTGTTTCAGATCCATAACATGCTCAGGATCGACTTCTCCAGCATCCATCTTCTGGAAAAGGGAGGACTTAAGCTCAAGGCCTCTCTCGGGTTTTCTGAGGATTTCGAACCTGCTGTCAAAAAGCTGCTTAACTATGCCCCCTGGGTCGGTGAGGTGCTGGCAGGCAAACCATATAAGGCAAGGGCGCTGGCCAGCAAGGAGATGCCGCATGAGGTTATTGAAGCGGCAAAAAACATCGGTATTCATGCCTGGTGCGCCGTTCCTCTGAAAATTGGGTCCGAAGTCGTTGGGGTACTCATGGTGGCCCACAAGTCGGAGAAGAGTTTTACGGACCGGGAAGTGTTTCTTCTTACCTCAATTGGCAGCCAACTAGCTGTTTTAATTGAAAATCATCAGCTTTATGAGCGGATGAAAGAAAAGGCGGCTGAACTTCAGCGGAGCAGAAGAGCGCTGCGGGAGAATCTTCATGAGGTAAAGCTTGCCAATATAGAATTGGACCGCTTGAACAGAGCAAAGAACAGCTTTATCGGCATGGCATCCCACGAACTGAAAACCCCGATTACCTCGATACTCGGAGGAGTGGAGTTTCTTCTGAAATACAGTGGTATCCAACTCACGGGAGAACAGGGGGAGATTTTCGCCTCAGTGCATGAGAGCGTTGTCCAGCTTAAGAATCTTGTCGAAGATCTGCTTTCCATATCCCGAATCGAGGCAAAAGGGATAGTTTTGCAGAAACGGCCATATAATCTTGTTGCCATTGCCAGAGAGGTTTTTGACGGATTTGCCCTCCCCCTTTCACGGAGGAATATAAATGTCCAGATTATGGGAGACGAGCGGCCTGCCCCGGTAGACGAGGGCTTTGCCCGGCTGGTGATGCGTAACCTGCTGGAAAACGCCATTAAATTTACTCCTGACAGGGGAGAGGTAATAATCATCTGCCGGTATGTTCAACGAGGTGATGTCCTTGAGGAACATGCCCATATTAAAGAGTTTTATCCCGCTTTCCCCAAAGGGTTGGCTAATGTTGACCAGTTTTGTCGCGTTGATTTCTGCGACAACGGCATCGGAATACCTGAGGAAGAGCGGCTACGGGTCTTTGAAAAGTTCTATGGCGTCGGCGATATTGCTTATCATTCCTCCGGCAAGACAGAGTTCATGTCCAAGGGGTCAGGGTTGGGACTTTCCATTGTCAAAGGGATTATGGACGCACATAATGGCTACGTCTGGGTATCTGAGGGGCCCACTGGAACCGGGAGCATGTTTTCGATACTGTTCCCGGCAGATTGAGTGATGTCCATGGCTGAATACTGTTAATTGCTTGTGTTTCTAGCCACATTCATAGTAAAGTTTCAAGATTACATTAATTGCGGAGAAATCGATGGCCGAAGAATTTATTCCGAAATGGGTTGCCTGGGAAACCACGCAAAAATGCAACCTCAAGTGCGTCCACTGCCGCTGCTCATCTGATATGACCTCGTCGGAAGGTGATTTCACGACTGACGAAGGAAAGAAGCTCCTTAAGGATATTGCCGACTTTTCCAAACCGGTGGTGGTGCTTTCCGGCGGCGAGCCGCTGCTGAGGCCGGATATTTTTGAACTTGCCGAATATGGCACATCACTCGGCCTGCGTATGTGTATGGCCACCAACGGCGCCTTGGTAAACGATGATGTCTGCGAAAAAATGAAAAAGGCTGAGATCAAGATGGTCTCGCTGTCGTTGGACGGTTCAACAGCAGCTGTGCATGACGACTTCCGGTCATGTGAAGGAGCGTTTCAGGGAGTGGTCAATGCTGCCGAACATTTTCGCCGGCATGGCCAGAAATTCCTGATCAACTCATCTTTCACCAAGCGCAATCAGCATGATATCGCAAATACCTTCAAGGTGGCCAAGTCTCTGGGGGCGACGGCCTGGTACATGTTCATGATTGTGCCCACTGGTCGCGGCGAAGAGATCATGAGCGAGTTGATATCCAAGGAAGATTACGAGGAGATCCTCGACTGGCACTACCAGCAGGAAAAACTTGAAGAAGACATCCTGATGCGCCCAACCTGCGCCCCTCATTATTACCGGATCGTTCCGCAGAAAGCCAAGGCCGAAGGGGTCAAATTTGAGCGACGCTCCCTCACCTTCTCGACCGGAGGGGGCAAGGGGTGTATTGCCGCCCAGACCATTTGCTTGATTGATTGTTTCGGCAATGTCAAACCTTGTTCATACTTCCACCGCACTGCCGGTAATGTTAAAACCACGCCATTCAAGGAGATCTGGGAAAATTCCGAAATATTCAAAGATCTTCGCAACTTCAAAGCTTATAAGGGTAAGTGCGGCGAGTGCGAGTATATCAATGTTTGCGGCGGTTGCCGCGCCAGGGCCGATGCGGTCTACGGTGATTACATGGCCGAAGAGCCATTCTGTAACTACGTCCCTATACGCCTTCAGAAGAAGGCGTAAGGAACGCACTCTTTCCGCCATCTTGGCGCCGTCCTCGAATCTCCTCTTGTGCGGCGTAGCTCTGCTACGCCTCCGCGGGAGCTTCTGTGGGTGCACCAACCTGACGGAAACATCGCGTTCCAGGTTTTTAAGATCCAATCCCAACAATTAATCCTGAGGAGGAAATTTCATGAATACACGTTTTCTCGATGCCTGCTGGGGTAAGCCGGTTGACCGGACCCCGGTATGGCTGATGCGCCAGGCAGGCCGTTATCTCCCGGACTACATGCGGGTTCGCTCCAAATGTACCTTTCTTGAACTGTGTAAGACGCCGGAATTGGCTGCGGAGGTAACCATTCAACCGGTTGACATCCTTGGCGTTGATGCGGCGATTCTCTTTTCCGACATCCTGACACCGGTAGAGCCGATGGGTATGAAGCTGGATTTTGTCCCAGGACCGGTTTTCGAGCACCCAATCCGCACCATGGCTGACGTGGAAGCGCTTCGGATACCAGATCCCGAAGCCGATGTCCCTTATGTGCTGGAGGCAATCCGCATCCTGCGCCGTGAACTGGAGCGCAAAGTTCCTCTGATCGGCTTTGGTGGCGCGCCGTTCACCCTTGCCTGCTATATGGTTGAGGGTAAAGGATCCAAGGACTGGGCCACCATAAAACGAATGATGTATGCTGCTCCGGACGTCTATGCCGCACTGATGGAGAAGGTCACCATGATGGATATGGAGTACCTGAATGCCCAGATCAAGGCTGGTGCCCAGGCGATCCAGATCTTCGACACTTGGGGCGGGGTGCTTTCTCCTTCGGATTACGAGAAGTACGTGCTTCCCTACACCACAAAGCTGATCAATGGTCTGAACCGCACCGGGATTCCGGTAATACACTTTGTCAAAGGTGCCGGCACCATGCTTGATTTAGTGCAGAAGGCAGGCGGCAATGTGATGGGGCTTGACTGGCATATCGATCTCGGCAAGGCGCGCGATATCCTGGGGCCGAATATGGCTGTTCAAGGGAACCTTGATCCGACCGTGCTTTATGCTCCAAAGGATGTCATCGAGAAAGAGGTCAAGCGGGTTCTTGATGAGAATGCCGGTCGTCCAGGCCATATTTTCAACCTCGGCCACGGCATCCTCCCCACCGTGCCGCCGGAAAATGCCATTCACATGGTAGAATGCGTGCACAGACTCTCGCAGAAATAACGCAAAACGAAAGGCCCGCCGGATTCGGCGGGCCTTTTTTAAACATTAACTCTTCCCTTTTTACGGGATATTTGCGGCTTCTGTTACAGCCGATCCTCACCTACACAAATTTTACTGCGATGTAAGCCAGGCGGAGTATCTTCCAACATATTGCCCTCCTTTCGAAGAGTCAGTTACTGCCTACTTCTGATTTAAATATAGCGCATCGGAAGCAAAATAACAGGCTGCAAAAATAATTTTTATTCATGTATACTGATGAAGTTGGTTTAAGGCCGCGTACCCTCGCGGCCTTTTTCATTTCACAGACTCTTCACCGCAGTCAGTACTGCCTGATAATCAGGCTCACTGGTCACTTCAGGGACTATCTGGACATATCTGAGCAAGTTGTCTGCGTCAACGATAAAGACAGCCCTGGTCAGCAACTTAAGCTCCTTAATCAGCACTCCATATGCAAGTCCGAAAGAACGGTCCTGATAGTCTGACAGGGTGACCACCTTGTCTATGCCGGCAGCTCCACACCAGCGCTTCTGGGCAAATGGCAGATCGAGGCTGACGGTCAAGACCACGACGTTTGCCGGCAAGGCAGCTGCCTCGCTATTAAACCTTCGGGTCTCGGTGTCGCAAACTGGCGTGTCTAAAGACGGCACGGCACTTATTATCTTGATTGCTCCGGGGTAGTCGCTTAAGCCTCGCGGTGTAAGAGTGGTGTCAACAACACGGAAATCCGGGGCAGCAGCCCCAATCTTCAGCTCAGGGCCAATAAGGGTCATGGGGTTGCCCTTAAAAGTAATAACTCCGCTTCTCTCCTGCATGGTAAGCCTCCTTTTTGATTAAGACATCAATCAGACAATAAAATTTTAACCGGTTTGCGACAAAGGTAAAGAGGGAACTTCTCGAAGCTACGATGCTGGAATGGCTATAGCTGTGGGGCAATCAGGAAGGTAATAATGAGCGGTTACTTTTTACCGTAGCGCCAGGGGAAGCTGAGGGTCTTGATGCCTGGAATGGCGACCTGAAGGGATTTAAGTCCGGCATCGCTGATAAGGGTACCGCTGCAGGTGAATTGCGATAGGTTTTTAAGATTGTGAAGAGCGACGAGTCCTGCGTCTGAGATATTGATATGATAGAGATAGATTCGCGACAGGTTAGTGAGGCAAGCCAGTTTGCCAATGCCGCTATCCGAAAAGGTGGAGTCAGACAGGTATATCTCTTCGAGACCGGACAGGTGGGTGATGTATTCAAGAGCAGTGTCAGTCACTTCATACATAAACAGCGACTGCAGATCGACAGGCTGTAACGCTTTCAAAAATCTGAGATCAGGGGTGAGGTCGCTGCGAACATCCAGCCTGACTGCCATGTTGACAGGAATGGCGCGCGTACCCTTGGCGTTGCACAGCTTTTGCCAGTCGCAATAGTTGATTGAATCACGCTTACGGGTGTACAAGTCACCACAGAATACATCGGAAGGGAATCTGATAAGCCGGGTATGATGCTGGTTGACAGGTTCCGGGGGCAGCGTTTCGCCTTTCATGGCTGACAGCCGCTTGCGCGCGTTGGCGATATTGAGATCAATGGTTGCAGCCATCTCGGCGAGGAGGTCTATGCCATTAGCAAGCGAGTCATCCACGCGTCGCTTGAAAATATAGGTGTCGGTAGCCATCAGGCTTTCAATCTGTTCTTCCAGGTCGTGGATACTATCTCGTTCTTTGGCAATGAGGCGAATGACTCGTATTAACTCGTCGCCGATATTTCCTCTGAAAACCTTGGCCGAAGACCTTTCCCAATCCTTGAGGATGTTAAGGAGGGCCTCCCGGTTCTCCTCAGCATAAGCACGGTTGGCAAATGCCATCAGCTTTTCGCATCTTGCCCGGTCCTGGTCGTTTTGGGCCAGATCGGGATGAATGGTTTTCGCTACTTCGCGGTAAAGAGCTTTCAGGTTTTTCTGAGCGAGGAGTTCGGCTGGGTCCGGGTCGTCATGCAAAAGGTCAGAAGCGTGGAGATGGCCACTCCATTCGGCCTCAGTCGATGCGTGAATCTCGTCCGACATATCGCAGCACTCATCCATGGTGCCGCAAATCTGAGCCTCCAGGGCGTCAAGCTCGGCGACCCTGACCCCAATTACCTGTTGATATACTCTTTCAAAGGTGCGGAGTTCACCTTTGAGCTTGGTAAGTTTGTCCGTGCTTGCCCTGTGAACTGCCTTAAGGCTATCAAGCTCAGACTCCTTGCTCTCGAGTTCGATCTCCTCAGGGAATTTGAGACGGTAGTTGGTTTTCATACTCAAATTGGGCTGTGTCCTTTCTCCAAGAGAAAAAGCTAGATGCCGGCCAGCTCGCGCCCTGCTGAGAGCAGCAGCTCAACCGTTTCCGGAGAAGAGGCCTCGCTGTAAAGTCTAAGCACCGGTTCGGTTCCTGAAGGACGGACCAGCAGCCATGATCCGTCGCTGAAAATGAACTTGAAACCGTCCCGGAAATTTTGTTCTGCTACTGAACGCCCAGCAATGGTTGCTGGTGCTGCGGTCTTCAGCTGGGCAATCAGTTTTGCCTTGGCTTCAGGAGCGATCGGGAGATCGATACGGCGATAGAAGAAATGGCCGATTTCATCCATGGTCTCGTTCAGCAACTGGCGCAACCCTTTACCGGTTACTGCCATCGCTTCAAGAAGCAGCAGCGCCATCAGAATGCCGTCTCTCTCGGGAATGTGCCCTTTTACCCCAAGTCCTCCGGATTCTTCGCCTCCCATCAGGATGTCATGCTCCAGCATCAACTCGCAAATGTATTTGAAGCCGATCGGGGTTTCGAAGAGCTGCAGACCGTATTTGTCGGCAAGGAGATCGACCATGCGGGTCGTGGAAACCGTTTTGACGACACCGCCGCGCAGATTTTTACGTTCATAGAGATGGCGCAACAGGATGGTGAAGATCATGTGGGAGGAGAAAAAGCTGCCGGTTTCATCAACTGCGCCGATTCTGTCGGCATCGCCATCCAGTGCGAGTCCGGCCCGGCATCCGTTAGCTTTTACCATTTCAGCCAGTTCTTCAAGATTCTCCTCGGTTGGTTCGGGAGGGCGACCGCCAAAACCGGGATTGTGTGCGCAATGGATTTCATTGACTCCGGGGAGCAGTTTAGGGATGAAGCCGCTGCCGGCGCCGAACATCGGGTCTATCACAACAGGGATGGCAGCGTTGCGGATCGCGTCGAGATCGACATATCTACCGAGCTGGGCCAGATAAGGGGAAGCGGCGTCAAACAGCTCAACCATGCCGGAAGCCAGGGCCTCTGCTAGCCCAGTTTCCTTGGTCGGCCGGGAATTGGCAATGTTCTTTGCCACGAGCTCTTCCAACTGCTTTGTGGTCGAAGGCCGGGCTGAGCCACCGAAAGACTCCTTGACCTTGAAGCCATTATAGGCCGGGGGATTATGGCTTGCAGTAATCATAATCCCTGCACCAGCCTGTTTTTCATGCACGGCCCAGGAAACCGCCGGGGTGGGCGCGTAGCTGTCGGTAAGCCAGACTTTGATTCCGTTGCCGGCAGCTATCTCAGCAACCCGCTCCGCAAATTCCCGGGAGAGAAAACGACGATCATAGCCTATTATCAGCCCCTTGGCGGCAAGACCTTCGCGAGTGAGATAGTCCATGGTCGCCTGAGCCACGAGAGAGATATTGTCAAAGGTAAAATCGCGGGCAATAACCCCACGCCAGCCATCAGTTCCGAAGAGTATCTGCACGTAGTTCTCCTTGCATCAGATTACGGTGGTAAAACCGCAGAAACGAGATTTTCGCCGCTCGTTACATGAATGTCAACCGTCTTTTCCCAAGCTAAGAGTTTGACATGATAAAAAACTTTTACTACTATCACCAACAGCCAAATATCAGAAATGAGAGGAATTATGGAAGATAGGCTCAAGCAGCAGATCAGGGAGCTTCTCAGTGAGCGGAACGCCGTTCTTCTGGCTCATAATTACATGAGGGATGAGGTTCAGGAAATCGCTGATCTTACGGGAGATTCCCTCGGACTTTCTATCGAAGCGGCAAGGACCGATGCCGATGTCATTGTCTTCTGTGGAGTCCATTTCATGGCTGAATCTGCAGCTATTCTCTCGCCCGGCAAGAAAGTCCTCCTGCCTCGCTTGGATGCCGGTTGCCCGATGGCAGACATGGTAACTGCCGATAAGTTGGTTGCCTTGAAGGCCGAACACCCCGGCGTGCCGGTGGTTACCTATGTCAATTCTTCGGCTGCGGTCAAGGCTGTAAGCGACATCTGCTGCACTTCGGCCAATGCGGTAAAGGTCGTCAACTCGCTTCCAGACAAGGAAATCATTTTTGTGCCTGACAGGAACCTGGGGAAATTTGTCGCTGCCAGGTCGGACAAAAACTTTTATTACTGGGACGGCTATTGTCCGACCCATGAAAGATTGCGGCCGGAAGCGGTGCAAAAGTTGAAGTCCGAGCATCCTGACGCCCTGTTTGTCTGTCATCCGGAATGCAATCCCGCTGTTGTGGCTCTGGCAGATCATGCCTGTTCCACATCGGGAATGTACGAGTGGTGCCGGAAGAGCCCGGCAAAGAAAATCATAATCGGCACCGAGGCGGGAATCCTTTACAAGCTGAAGCAGGACAACCCGGACAAGGAGTTTATCCTGGCCTCCCCTGCCCTGGTCTGCCCTAATATGAAGCTCACCTCGCTGGAGGATATTCGCGATGCCCTGTTATCCATGAAACCGATAGTCAGTGTGCCTGAGGAGATCAGGGTCCCGGCGAAACAGGCCCTGGACAGGATGCTGGCAATACCAAGAGACTGAACCGAATAGCCGGAGGGACTAAATGATTAAGCCGTTTCAGGGAATGACGCCCAATATAGACCCGTCTGCCTTTATTGCAGAGACAGCAGTGATCATCGGCGATGTGACCATCGGGGCCCAGAGCAGCATCTGGTATAACGTTGTGGCGCGCGGCGATGTTAATTTCATCAAGATTGGGGCGAGAAGCAATATCCAGGACCTGACGATGCTTCATGTCACCCATAAGAAGCATGCCGACGACCCCGGAGCACCCCTTGTCATCGGCGATGACGTTACGGTCGGCCACAGCGTCACCCTGCATGGCTGCACCCTGCAAAACGGCTGTTTTATCGGGATGCAGGCAATGGTCATGGATAAGGCGGTTGTCGGTGAAGGTGCATTGGTGGGAGCCCGGGCGCTGGTCACCGAGGGAACGATCATCCCGCCGAATACCCTCTGGGTCGGCGCTCCGGCAAAGTACAAACGTGATCTCTCCGCAGACGAGATTGCCTGGCTGAAGAAATCACCACAAAACTACGTTAATTATTCCCTTCAGTTCATCGAGGATGGGCTGAATTCGCTCCCTTTAAGCCAGCCATGAAGCTGTTGCTCAATCTTTTTATTGCCCTGCTGTTAACCTTCGGATCGGGTATGTGCTCGGCTGCGCAGAAAAGTGAAAGCGCAATTTTTGCCGGCGGCTGCTTCTGGTGCATGGAATCTCCCTTTGATGGGATCGACGGGGTTATCTCTACCACCGTTGGTTATACCGGAGGTTTTACCCAAAATCCAACCTATGAGCAGGTCTCTTCCGGAACAACCGGCCATATGGAGGCTGTTCAGGTGCTCTACGATCCAGGCAAGGTTTCTTATCAGCAGTTGCTTGACACCTTCTGGCGCAATATAGATCCCCTCAACAACGGCGGGCAGTTTTGTGATAACGGGCCGCAGTATCGCGCCGCGATTTTCTATGGCAACGAAACTCAGAAAAGGCAGGCTGAGATTTCCCGGGCGTGGCTTGAAGAAGAGCGTGGCTGGCAGATTGTGACCGACATTCGTCCTGCAGTAGTTTTTTATCCTGCTGAGGAGTATCACCAGGGCTACTACAAAAAGAACCCGCTGAGATACAGGTTTTACCGGGCCAACTGTGGCAGGGATGAGCGATTGAAGGAGCTGTGGAAAGGCAGTTTATCCCACTGAGCTTACTAAGACGCTCTTGAAGGAATCAACAGTGAGCGGCTTGGGAAGAAAGGCAACTACTCCCAACTGCTTGCAGACCTCTTTGTCATGAGGGTCTTCCGATGAGGTCAGGACATATACCGGAACATCCTTGGTGCTGCCGTTAGACCGCAGTTTTCTAAGAACTTCCAGACCATCCAGCTTTGGTAGTCGCAGGTCGAGCAGCAAGAACTCA is a window encoding:
- a CDS encoding phosphoglucomutase/phosphomannomutase family protein; translation: MQILFGTDGWRGVIARDFTFDNISLVAQATMDYLTREGLAAKGLIIGYDRRFLSREFAERVAEIAAGNGIKVWLTDSYAPTPAVSWAVHEKQAGAGIMITASHNPPAYNGFKVKESFGGSARPSTTKQLEELVAKNIANSRPTKETGLAEALASGMVELFDAASPYLAQLGRYVDLDAIRNAAIPVVIDPMFGAGSGFIPKLLPGVNEIHCAHNPGFGGRPPEPTEENLEELAEMVKANGCRAGLALDGDADRIGAVDETGSFFSSHMIFTILLRHLYERKNLRGGVVKTVSTTRMVDLLADKYGLQLFETPIGFKYICELMLEHDILMGGEESGGLGVKGHIPERDGILMALLLLEAMAVTGKGLRQLLNETMDEIGHFFYRRIDLPIAPEAKAKLIAQLKTAAPATIAGRSVAEQNFRDGFKFIFSDGSWLLVRPSGTEPVLRLYSEASSPETVELLLSAGRELAGI
- the tpx gene encoding thiol peroxidase, whose product is MQERSGVITFKGNPMTLIGPELKIGAAAPDFRVVDTTLTPRGLSDYPGAIKIISAVPSLDTPVCDTETRRFNSEAAALPANVVVLTVSLDLPFAQKRWCGAAGIDKVVTLSDYQDRSFGLAYGVLIKELKLLTRAVFIVDADNLLRYVQIVPEVTSEPDYQAVLTAVKSL
- a CDS encoding hybrid sensor histidine kinase/response regulator, which codes for MKGDKILVVDDEADISLILKLQLEDAGYTSVRAHDGIEALECLAREHFDLMLLDIKMPRLNGIQVLERARTEFPDVAVVMMTAHGNEAIAVDAMKKGASDYIAKPFSSDDAVKKVARAIAFNKSCIENRKLQEELAREQQKVAAILEGMTDLLIAVNAEGRVMMVNHKAEQELGLSRSELTGRTLPELLATDIRPEQLPAMVALKTAEPCHDVTYNVSLKDRVINVLSSAAPLKDKNGELLGSVEIIRDISALKALEQEKEDYVSMLSHDLKSPITSIVGSIDLVREGRLGPVTRDQQEFLESAVDSCSEMTEMIDTLLDVHKFEAGKMKMAIKADDPTNLLHKVLNRYEPIAARSQISLKLEISGELSPVLFDRTTMMRLLANILSNAFKFTLEGGTIAIRSKMIAAPVELLSRVAQGLYREDELPDGGCFLMITVEDSGVGIPADALTSIFDRFAQAQNRRKGKTRGTGLGLAFCRKVMDAHHGYIWVESEEGRGSTFGILIPAA
- a CDS encoding radical SAM/SPASM domain-containing protein yields the protein MAEEFIPKWVAWETTQKCNLKCVHCRCSSDMTSSEGDFTTDEGKKLLKDIADFSKPVVVLSGGEPLLRPDIFELAEYGTSLGLRMCMATNGALVNDDVCEKMKKAEIKMVSLSLDGSTAAVHDDFRSCEGAFQGVVNAAEHFRRHGQKFLINSSFTKRNQHDIANTFKVAKSLGATAWYMFMIVPTGRGEEIMSELISKEDYEEILDWHYQQEKLEEDILMRPTCAPHYYRIVPQKAKAEGVKFERRSLTFSTGGGKGCIAAQTICLIDCFGNVKPCSYFHRTAGNVKTTPFKEIWENSEIFKDLRNFKAYKGKCGECEYINVCGGCRARADAVYGDYMAEEPFCNYVPIRLQKKA
- the hemE gene encoding uroporphyrinogen decarboxylase — its product is MNTRFLDACWGKPVDRTPVWLMRQAGRYLPDYMRVRSKCTFLELCKTPELAAEVTIQPVDILGVDAAILFSDILTPVEPMGMKLDFVPGPVFEHPIRTMADVEALRIPDPEADVPYVLEAIRILRRELERKVPLIGFGGAPFTLACYMVEGKGSKDWATIKRMMYAAPDVYAALMEKVTMMDMEYLNAQIKAGAQAIQIFDTWGGVLSPSDYEKYVLPYTTKLINGLNRTGIPVIHFVKGAGTMLDLVQKAGGNVMGLDWHIDLGKARDILGPNMAVQGNLDPTVLYAPKDVIEKEVKRVLDENAGRPGHIFNLGHGILPTVPPENAIHMVECVHRLSQK
- a CDS encoding hybrid sensor histidine kinase/response regulator, with translation MSQELEILFVEDSEEDMMLLLHHLTKAGYTISHYRVQTEESLRAALAGGSWNIIISDFRMPGFSANEALALLKESGLDLPFLIVSGKIGEDQAVAAMKAGATDYLMKDNLSRLVPAIERALREAEERRRRHKAEQAILMGKVEWEAVFDAVSDLILVTDHAGLITRCNRRVIEYFQADYPDLIGRQISSLFYGEQGCEDDVFNSSSRLQTGMEDIMFPSLSGWFTVTSCPMVSADTTETARQGLVHIVKDVSRRKRMEEEKRVSDRELLTLYAVAFRLNSERDSKEILNDLLFQIHNMLRIDFSSIHLLEKGGLKLKASLGFSEDFEPAVKKLLNYAPWVGEVLAGKPYKARALASKEMPHEVIEAAKNIGIHAWCAVPLKIGSEVVGVLMVAHKSEKSFTDREVFLLTSIGSQLAVLIENHQLYERMKEKAAELQRSRRALRENLHEVKLANIELDRLNRAKNSFIGMASHELKTPITSILGGVEFLLKYSGIQLTGEQGEIFASVHESVVQLKNLVEDLLSISRIEAKGIVLQKRPYNLVAIAREVFDGFALPLSRRNINVQIMGDERPAPVDEGFARLVMRNLLENAIKFTPDRGEVIIICRYVQRGDVLEEHAHIKEFYPAFPKGLANVDQFCRVDFCDNGIGIPEEERLRVFEKFYGVGDIAYHSSGKTEFMSKGSGLGLSIVKGIMDAHNGYVWVSEGPTGTGSMFSILFPAD